One region of Pyramidobacter sp. YE332 genomic DNA includes:
- a CDS encoding TrkA C-terminal domain-containing protein: MRKGQGQSVYSKIAFDLAVKIASGELREGTKITGRSLMGTQYKASPETIRRALWHLNDVGAISTQDNVGSTIVSRSHAVEYVEHRQLDNDLLALRARLDAMIAARDELNRDIDATLGQILELNQRFRDSDRLHMFTFKIGGTFPALGVSIRDFQFRQKTGATIVAIRRDDETILSPEPSTEFKVNDVLIVACGVQHIDKVRELMEDGVPKARCKS; encoded by the coding sequence ATGAGGAAGGGGCAGGGGCAGTCCGTCTATTCCAAAATCGCCTTTGATCTCGCCGTCAAAATTGCCAGCGGCGAGCTCAGGGAAGGGACGAAGATCACCGGACGCTCGTTGATGGGGACGCAGTACAAGGCGTCTCCGGAAACGATCCGGCGCGCGCTCTGGCATCTGAACGACGTGGGGGCCATTTCGACGCAGGACAACGTCGGTTCGACGATTGTATCCCGAAGCCATGCCGTGGAATATGTCGAGCATCGCCAGCTCGACAACGATCTGCTCGCTCTCAGAGCGCGGCTTGACGCCATGATCGCGGCGCGGGACGAGCTTAATCGAGACATCGACGCCACCCTCGGGCAGATCCTTGAATTGAATCAGCGCTTTCGGGACAGCGACCGACTGCACATGTTCACGTTCAAGATCGGCGGAACTTTCCCCGCTCTGGGGGTCAGCATCCGCGATTTTCAGTTCCGGCAAAAAACCGGCGCCACGATCGTGGCGATCAGGCGGGATGATGAAACCATACTGTCGCCGGAGCCGTCGACGGAATTCAAGGTCAACGACGTGCTGATCGTCGCGTGCGGGGTGCAGCATATCGATAAAGTCCGCGAACTCATGGAGGACGGCGTTCCCAAGGCCCGCTGCAAAAGTTGA
- a CDS encoding ABC transporter substrate-binding protein, with translation MKKTTRSLLLLAMLLPCVSAGCAAGGTATGKEKTALTFADVGWDSIKLNNALAGLIAEKVFGYTWQETPGSTPISHEALLKGEIDIHMEEWTSNIRSYAPDLQAGRFTELGVNFDDNRQGFYIPRYVADRCPDLKSVKDLARYAELFPDPEDASKGIIYGGIVGWEITEIMNKKIAAYGLDKSYNYFASGSDAVLSAAMVSAWDKKAPIVAYYWEPTWLLGKYDFVLLEDEPYDAERYHEGYSACPSVTVTVAVSNDFAASNPEFCAFLAKFKMSSAMISEALAYMNTTNAGYEEAAEWLLTKSHPELLDRWLSPEQAAKVRAAL, from the coding sequence ATGAAAAAGACGACAAGATCGCTGCTGCTCTTGGCAATGCTCCTGCCGTGTGTGTCGGCGGGGTGCGCCGCCGGCGGCACTGCGACGGGGAAAGAGAAAACCGCTCTCACATTCGCCGACGTGGGCTGGGATTCCATCAAACTGAACAACGCGCTGGCCGGATTGATCGCGGAAAAAGTTTTTGGGTACACGTGGCAGGAAACGCCGGGTTCCACGCCGATCTCCCATGAGGCCCTGCTGAAGGGAGAAATCGACATTCACATGGAGGAATGGACCAGCAACATTCGGTCTTACGCTCCGGACCTGCAGGCCGGCCGTTTCACCGAACTGGGCGTGAACTTCGACGATAACCGCCAGGGCTTTTACATTCCCAGGTACGTGGCCGACCGCTGTCCCGATCTGAAGAGCGTAAAAGATCTGGCCCGTTATGCCGAACTGTTCCCCGACCCGGAGGATGCCTCGAAGGGCATCATTTACGGCGGCATCGTCGGCTGGGAGATCACGGAGATCATGAACAAAAAAATAGCGGCCTACGGGCTGGACAAGAGTTACAACTATTTCGCCAGCGGTAGCGACGCGGTGCTCAGCGCGGCGATGGTCTCCGCCTGGGACAAGAAGGCACCGATCGTGGCCTATTACTGGGAACCCACGTGGCTGCTGGGAAAATACGATTTCGTCCTTCTCGAAGACGAGCCGTACGACGCCGAACGCTATCACGAGGGATACAGCGCCTGCCCTTCGGTCACGGTGACGGTGGCGGTGAGCAATGACTTTGCCGCGTCGAATCCGGAATTCTGCGCGTTTCTTGCTAAATTCAAGATGAGTTCCGCGATGATCAGCGAAGCTTTAGCCTATATGAACACCACCAATGCCGGCTACGAAGAGGCCGCGGAGTGGCTGTTGACGAAGTCGCATCCCGAACTGCTGGATCGATGGCTCTCGCCCGAACAGGCGGCAAAGGTGAGGGCGGCTCTGTGA
- a CDS encoding glycine betaine/L-proline ABC transporter ATP-binding protein, producing MTALRNDVILRMEHVTKLYGPNCAEASRMMSAGADKDTVYKKTGCTVALWDVGLEVFRGSIFVIIGLSGSGKSTAVRCFNRLTTPTSGKVLFEGRDIQSMSRRELLNLRREKIAMVFQSFGLMSHRDVLGNVTYGLEVKGLGREDRERLAKASISMVGLDGWEHQPCERLSGGMRQRVGIARALVSDPEVLLMDEPFSALDPLVRRDMQFELLQIQRKLKKTIVFITHDIDEAFKMGDRVCIMKDGKVVQIGTPEQLSTQPADEYVRNFVNSADKTKVVSVRNIMITPSSIVRLDNSVDYAIHEMRMNGLSSVFVIDHDLRLSGILSIREAIEARRQGQPIAQALCRNVQTATPDTLIADAISLAAEAPFPIAVVDEEGVLLGIVTKASILSSLM from the coding sequence ATGACAGCCCTTCGAAATGACGTGATCCTGAGGATGGAGCACGTGACCAAGCTCTATGGTCCGAACTGCGCGGAAGCGTCCAGGATGATGTCGGCGGGGGCCGACAAGGATACGGTTTACAAAAAAACGGGGTGCACCGTCGCTTTGTGGGATGTCGGCCTGGAGGTTTTCAGGGGAAGCATTTTCGTGATCATCGGCCTTTCGGGATCGGGAAAATCGACGGCGGTACGCTGTTTCAACAGACTGACGACGCCGACGAGCGGAAAGGTCCTCTTCGAGGGGCGCGATATTCAGTCGATGAGCCGCAGGGAGCTGCTGAACCTGCGCCGCGAAAAGATAGCGATGGTCTTTCAGTCGTTCGGGCTGATGAGCCACAGAGACGTCCTGGGAAACGTCACCTACGGCCTGGAGGTGAAAGGGCTCGGGCGCGAAGACCGTGAACGCCTCGCCAAAGCGAGCATTTCCATGGTGGGACTCGACGGCTGGGAACATCAGCCGTGCGAGCGGCTCTCCGGCGGGATGCGCCAGCGGGTCGGCATCGCCCGGGCGCTGGTCAGCGATCCCGAAGTGCTGCTGATGGACGAGCCGTTTTCCGCGCTGGATCCTCTGGTGCGCCGGGACATGCAGTTCGAACTGCTGCAGATCCAGCGGAAACTGAAAAAGACGATCGTCTTCATCACGCACGACATCGACGAAGCCTTCAAGATGGGGGACAGGGTCTGCATCATGAAGGACGGGAAAGTCGTTCAGATCGGCACGCCGGAACAGCTGAGCACGCAGCCTGCCGACGAGTACGTGCGGAACTTCGTCAACAGCGCGGACAAGACGAAAGTGGTGTCGGTGCGCAACATCATGATCACGCCGTCCAGCATTGTCCGCCTGGACAACAGCGTGGATTACGCCATCCATGAGATGCGGATGAACGGTTTGTCTTCCGTTTTCGTGATCGACCATGATCTGCGCCTGTCAGGGATCCTCTCGATCAGGGAGGCGATCGAGGCGCGCCGGCAGGGGCAGCCGATCGCTCAGGCGCTCTGCCGGAACGTGCAGACCGCGACGCCCGATACGCTGATCGCAGACGCCATCTCCCTCGCGGCGGAAGCGCCGTTCCCCATCGCCGTTGTCGACGAGGAGGGGGTTTTGCTCGGCATCGTCACCAAGGCCAGCATCCTTTCCTCTCTGATGTGA
- the pbpC gene encoding penicillin-binding protein 1C — protein MKFHKLTLWMGGAALLCAFLAAAAGWRYWNRLGRLEPIEARLSSWPRSTVVRDRKGTMLSVTMSEDGEFCLPVLLSEMGRWMPLVAVEVEDRRFWSHGGVDWRGVLRAAKDNLLAGKVRSGASTITSQVIRLCWPAERNLKTKLREFAQATQLEKIKSKDEILQIYLNVVPLGSNLRGVEAASLAWFRRSARDLTIAQASLLAVMIKGPTAYRPDLHPQAARQRRNWAISLLRERGRITDRQARSAMAEPLPETISPPPADEWVSCQKVISLTEEKDITSTLDRNAQKVLRAALLDALASQDDAVTAAGVLIENATGAVRAYVPNARWGMKGAPAGWVDCASSLRSPGSALKPFAYAMAFEDGALTPASLMADTPLTLSGRAPRNFDRIYRGPVSAANALVDSLNVPAVRILRAEGGERLLQKLRNLGFAALTQSAAHYGDSLVLGGCEVSPLQLARAVTALARRGRLIESRFVEKEPLSERDVYSAESAWITTNVLADPARMPTLLRSVDPSRGQIAFKTGTSYGLRDAWTAGWNDRWSLVVWLGDPRGEPHPELVGLGAAAPAVLKAFRALPPGGFGAPPAGVAQREVCSLSGLPPTDLCPRTVREYFIPGVSPSGVCPMHQLEQGKVVVVWPQELSVYMESAREKRTELTVASPLADAAYLMHEEDAKLVFRAEGTGEFFWFVDGKYAGRGTADRPCLWPMTPGRHRLSVTDSLGRQKAISFSVYTLDDNPGRQLPDLLPLD, from the coding sequence ATGAAATTTCATAAGCTCACGCTTTGGATGGGAGGGGCGGCGCTTCTCTGCGCGTTTCTCGCCGCCGCAGCCGGTTGGCGTTATTGGAACCGGCTCGGCCGGCTCGAGCCGATCGAGGCGCGCCTCTCGTCCTGGCCCCGCTCCACGGTCGTCCGCGACCGCAAGGGGACGATGCTCAGCGTGACCATGTCAGAGGACGGGGAGTTTTGTCTCCCCGTCCTTCTTTCTGAGATGGGGCGCTGGATGCCGCTCGTCGCCGTGGAAGTGGAGGACCGTCGTTTCTGGTCGCACGGCGGCGTGGACTGGCGGGGCGTTTTGCGCGCCGCCAAGGACAATCTGCTGGCCGGGAAGGTGCGCTCCGGCGCCTCGACAATCACCAGCCAGGTGATCCGCCTCTGCTGGCCGGCCGAACGCAATCTGAAAACCAAGCTGCGCGAGTTCGCCCAGGCAACTCAACTGGAAAAGATCAAATCGAAAGACGAGATCCTCCAGATCTACCTGAACGTGGTCCCGCTGGGCAGCAATCTGCGCGGCGTCGAAGCCGCCTCGCTGGCCTGGTTCCGTCGCTCGGCCCGCGACCTGACCATCGCGCAGGCGTCGCTGCTGGCCGTCATGATCAAGGGACCGACCGCCTACCGTCCCGACCTGCATCCCCAAGCGGCGCGGCAGCGGCGCAACTGGGCCATTTCGCTGCTGCGCGAGCGCGGCAGGATCACCGACCGGCAGGCGCGCTCCGCCATGGCCGAACCGCTGCCGGAAACGATCTCGCCGCCGCCGGCCGACGAGTGGGTCTCCTGCCAGAAGGTCATCAGCCTGACGGAAGAAAAGGACATCACGTCCACGCTCGACCGCAACGCGCAGAAAGTCCTCCGCGCCGCGCTGCTCGACGCGCTGGCCTCGCAGGACGACGCCGTCACGGCGGCCGGCGTGCTGATCGAGAACGCCACCGGCGCCGTGCGCGCCTATGTGCCCAACGCCCGCTGGGGCATGAAGGGCGCTCCCGCCGGCTGGGTGGACTGCGCCTCGTCTTTGCGTTCGCCCGGCTCGGCGCTGAAACCGTTCGCCTACGCCATGGCCTTCGAGGACGGCGCGCTCACACCCGCCTCGCTGATGGCCGACACGCCGCTGACGCTTTCGGGACGCGCGCCGCGCAACTTCGACCGCATCTATCGCGGCCCCGTCAGCGCCGCCAACGCGCTGGTCGATTCGCTCAACGTCCCCGCCGTGCGCATCCTGCGCGCGGAAGGCGGCGAACGCCTGCTGCAGAAACTGCGCAATCTCGGCTTCGCGGCGCTGACGCAGAGCGCCGCGCACTACGGCGACTCGCTCGTGCTGGGCGGCTGCGAAGTGTCGCCGCTCCAGCTCGCCCGCGCCGTCACCGCGCTGGCGCGCCGCGGACGGCTGATCGAGAGCCGCTTCGTCGAAAAAGAGCCGCTTTCGGAACGCGACGTCTATTCCGCCGAAAGCGCCTGGATCACCACCAACGTCCTCGCCGATCCGGCGCGGATGCCGACGCTGCTGCGATCCGTCGATCCGTCGCGCGGGCAGATCGCCTTCAAGACCGGTACCTCCTACGGCCTGCGCGACGCCTGGACGGCCGGCTGGAACGACCGCTGGTCGCTGGTCGTGTGGCTGGGGGACCCGCGCGGCGAACCGCATCCCGAACTCGTCGGCCTCGGCGCGGCCGCGCCAGCCGTGCTGAAAGCGTTCCGCGCCCTGCCGCCGGGAGGATTCGGCGCGCCGCCGGCCGGCGTGGCGCAGCGCGAAGTCTGCTCGCTTTCGGGACTGCCGCCCACTGACCTTTGCCCGCGCACCGTTAGGGAATATTTCATTCCCGGCGTCTCGCCGTCCGGAGTCTGCCCCATGCACCAGCTCGAACAGGGCAAAGTGGTGGTCGTCTGGCCGCAGGAGCTGTCCGTCTACATGGAAAGCGCGCGCGAAAAGCGGACCGAGCTGACGGTCGCCTCGCCGCTGGCCGACGCCGCTTACCTGATGCACGAGGAAGACGCCAAACTGGTCTTCCGCGCCGAAGGCACCGGCGAGTTCTTCTGGTTCGTCGACGGCAAATACGCCGGCCGCGGCACGGCGGACCGGCCCTGCCTGTGGCCGATGACGCCGGGGCGTCACCGCCTTTCCGTGACCGACTCGCTGGGACGGCAGAAAGCGATCTCCTTCTCCGTTTACACGCTGGACGACAATCCCGGCCGACAGCTCCCCGATCTGCTCCCGCTCGATTGA
- a CDS encoding ABC transporter permease subunit, translating into MDWLFTFPEFFKLNTTAIDTTVRSFAVNAETFLDLIKGGLNSFVSLVLLCLRHVPWPLFLLLVALLVWRARRSLRSGVLYAALVAAIGFAGLWQMMLVTLSVVLASVMIALVIGIPIGILISGSDLANKMLRPVLDTMQTMPVFVYLIPALLLFGTGNASGVIATVIYAVVPVIRLTSLGIRQVDKEVVEAARAFGSTRWQTLFKVQIPQAKPTIMAGVNQTLMMAMAMVVTTSMIGVRGLGMEVLNAVNRIEIGRGLVAGSCVVVLAIVLDRVTQGMSSGKGADSPNGDGGQAHDSPSK; encoded by the coding sequence ATGGATTGGCTGTTCACATTCCCGGAATTCTTCAAACTGAACACGACGGCGATCGACACGACGGTGCGTTCTTTCGCCGTGAACGCCGAAACCTTTCTTGACCTGATCAAAGGCGGCCTCAACAGCTTCGTGAGCCTCGTCCTGCTGTGCCTGAGGCACGTGCCGTGGCCGCTCTTCCTGCTGCTGGTCGCGCTCCTGGTCTGGCGCGCCCGCCGGAGTCTCCGCAGCGGCGTCCTGTACGCCGCGCTGGTCGCTGCCATCGGCTTCGCCGGACTGTGGCAGATGATGCTGGTGACGCTGTCCGTCGTGCTGGCCAGCGTGATGATCGCCCTTGTGATCGGCATTCCGATCGGGATCCTGATCTCCGGTTCCGATCTGGCGAATAAAATGCTCCGCCCCGTTTTGGACACCATGCAGACGATGCCGGTGTTCGTCTATCTGATCCCCGCGCTGCTGCTGTTCGGGACGGGCAACGCCTCGGGCGTGATCGCCACGGTCATTTACGCCGTCGTCCCGGTCATCCGCCTCACCAGTCTGGGGATCCGCCAGGTGGACAAAGAGGTGGTGGAAGCCGCCAGGGCCTTCGGCTCCACACGGTGGCAAACGCTGTTCAAGGTGCAGATCCCCCAGGCCAAACCGACGATCATGGCGGGCGTCAACCAGACTCTGATGATGGCCATGGCCATGGTGGTCACGACTTCGATGATCGGCGTGCGCGGGCTCGGCATGGAAGTCTTGAACGCCGTCAACCGGATCGAGATCGGGCGCGGGCTCGTGGCCGGAAGCTGCGTCGTCGTCCTGGCGATCGTGCTCGATCGGGTGACGCAGGGGATGAGCTCCGGAAAAGGTGCGGACAGTCCCAATGGAGACGGAGGACAGGCTCATGACAGCCCTTCGAAATGA